The Arachis duranensis cultivar V14167 chromosome 2, aradu.V14167.gnm2.J7QH, whole genome shotgun sequence genome has a window encoding:
- the LOC107475873 gene encoding probable xyloglucan endotransglucosylase/hydrolase protein produces MADPVLHPDTTNPLHHHQTQPLKEIAIDYTPEACSHCPNSNTITLTFDHRGGARWRTTTRFHYGTFSSLIQCPKGNTNGLNFNLYLSSLEGEKSQDEIDFEFLGKDRTIVQTNYFSGGNGNKEKIHHLGFDASDGFHEYVIKWSYDVIEWLIDGKVVRREEKKEGKGFPQKPMFLYASIWDASCIDNGRWAGKYDGSDAPYVCLYKDIHVPTSTAVK; encoded by the exons ATGGCGGATCCAGTTCTTCACCCAGACACTACAAACCCTCTTCATCACCATCAAACACAACCTCTCAAAGAGATCGCCATTGACTACACACCAGAAGCATGCTCTCACTGCCCTAATTCCAACACCATCACCCTCACCTTCGATCACCGCGGCGGCGCCAGGTGGCGCACCACCACTCGCTTCCACTATGGCACCTTCAGCTCCCTCATCCAGTGCCCTAAGGGTAACACCAATGGCCTCAACTTCAACCTCTACCTCTCTTCCTTAGAAG GTGAAAAGTCCCAAGATGAGATAGATTTTGAGTTCTTGGGTAAGGATAGGACCATTGTGCAGACAAACTACTTCAGTGGTGGCAATGGCAACAAGGAGAAGATTCACCATCTGGGTTTTGATGCCTCTGATGGTTTTCATGAGTATGTGATCAAGTGGAGTTATGATGTGATAGAGTGGCTCATTGATGGGAAGGTAGtcagaagagaggagaagaaagaagggaaagGGTTCCCTCAGAAGCCTATGTTCTTGTATGCTTCCATTTGGGATGCAAGCTGCATTGATAATGGGAGGTGGGCAGGGAAGTATGATGGGAGTGATGCACCTTATGTTTGTCTCTATAAAGACATTCATGTCCCTACTAGCACTGCAGTTAAATGA